In a single window of the Drosophila subpulchrella strain 33 F10 #4 breed RU33 chromosome X, RU_Dsub_v1.1 Primary Assembly, whole genome shotgun sequence genome:
- the LOC119558347 gene encoding flocculation protein FLO11: MFHSRPQSQSSSLAKFAPLLTFVLTFVGAKGDYDWYGDYSGSELDYIFADVNYDAVCPPGGHPACASDGYNYHPFSSKCRLDSQNLKLLFAGKKELIQTDLKYCSSHPGQSYGPPAHAQVYYPKNSPVQSYAPVQYSSSSGQNSFAYAAASGPYGAKASAEAPGPYPVAAPSYSVSYPSAPVPVPAPVPAPAPAAYAPPPAKYPSRPAKYPVPFSSYPAYAAVLSFEPPSTTKAPSSGSTATSATSSTTKASRYPAYPTTTAATTTAATTTAATTTAATTTAATTTAATTTAATTTAATTTVATTKAATTTEATTKAATTTEATTKAATTTVATTKAGTTTVATTKAATTAAATTKAATTATATTKAATTASATTKASTTAAATTKAATTVAPTTAAPSVSIP; this comes from the exons ATGTTCCACTCCAGGCCTCAGTCGCAATCCAGCTCCTTGGCCAAGTTTGCTCCACTCCTGACCTTTGTCTTGACTTTTGTCGGGGCCAAAGGGGACTACGACTGGTATGGCGACTATTCGGGCTCTGAATTGGACTACATTTTCGCGGATGTGAACTACGATGCCGTCTGCCCACCGGGTGGCCATCCAGCTTGTGCCTCCGATGGCTACAACTACCATCCGTTTTCGAGCAAGTGTCGCCTGGACTCGCAGAACTTGAAGCTACTATTCGCCGGCAAGAAGG AACTTATCCAAACCGATCTGAAGTACTGTTCCTCGCATCCCGGCCAATCGTATGGGCCCCCTGCTCATGCCCAGGTTTACTATCCCAAGAACTCGCCCGTCCAGAGCTATGCCCCGGTTCAGTATTCCTCTTCGTCTGGCCAGAATTCGTTTGCCTATGCCGCTGCCAGTGGTCCCTATGGCGCCAAGGCATCGGCCGAGGCTCCTGGTCCGTATCCTGTGGCTGCTCCTTCCTACTCCGTTTCCTATCCTTCCGCTCCTGTTCCCGTTCCCGCTCCCGTTCCCGCTCCCGCTCCCGCTGCCTATGCCCCACCCCCAGCCAAGTATCCTTCCCGTCCAGCCAAGTACCCCGTACCATTCTCCTCCTACCCCGCCTATGCCGCTGTTCTAAGCTTTGAACCACCAAGCACCACCAAGGCGCCATCTAGCGGATCGACTGCGACCTCGGCCACCAGCTCCACCACAAAAGCCAGCAGATATCCAGCATACCCCACAACCACTGCAGCAACAACCACGGCGGCAACAACCACCGCAGCAACAaccacggcagcaacaaccacggcagcaacaaccacCGCAGCAACAACCACGGCGGCAACAaccacggcagcaacaaccacTGTGGCAACCACCAAAGCGGCAACAACCACAGAGGCAACCACCaaagcagcaacaaccacAGAGGCAACTACTaaagcagcaacaaccacTGTAGCAACAACTAAGGCGGGAACAACCACAGTGGCAACCACAAAGGCAGCAACtactgcagcagcaacaaccaaGGCGGCAACcactgcaacagcaacaactaaGGCAGCAACCACTGCATCAGCAACAACCAAAGCATCAAccactgcagcagcaacaaccaaAGCAGCAACCACTGTAGCACCAACAACAGCAGCTCCTTCTGTAAGTATACCCTAA
- the LOC119558392 gene encoding mucin-5AC-like, translating to MWRVLACLVLMSALTFSQGHRGDYPGFLRLKNVRSYNQRPCGPRVCGKSGLCYRSFESICDLNDYNVKRIFSGQEEFDLTDPIYCQEPSSLQQPKLIDVGYYYNHRSLVVAQPHRSLYPPPFPRPRISHDTKYIRNYDAIPTSDTYDTVPDYDLPYPVWSLKRPQAPRRRNRVSYKPQYWNYPTRRPEETKRTCYETTRTTTKAPISTKVPTHSTTTTTTEPSTTTTATESTTSTSTPSTTTTSTEASTTTSTERTTTTTKPTTTTRRSTTTEPTTTTQSTTTTETTTGPSTTTSTEPSTTTTKEPTTTTTKESSTTTTTDPSTSTSTEPSTTTTTNPTTNSTTNSTTNSTTDPTTDPATDPTTNPTTDPTTDPTTDPTTDPTTDPATTTSDSTTFTESSRTTTTNAFTTTTTDPSTTTTNDFSTSTTTDPASTATSESSTTTTKVPSTTTTLASSTMTTNDPTTTTTETSSSSATTTTKASTTTTTTDSSTTTTTDPTTVSTTDPFTTPTTDASTTSTTAASAKPLTVEVRNEVERLIDFDFEALALNSDTGEPNCTEVTKVLITTGSRIVFQFSGCIVARTSTSSTRTPTSTTTTPKSTTVTTSTQETPSYQWNGQSTDYAQSHVIYTYYRFRIVFSMTAILLPIGFALLAAVQAWDYGVPYYPAPHYFEHQQPYDFPCPPSGPESLVCAGAPGAQPSTFPSPCEVQRFRALTGINWEIIHENRCETFEVCPDNCQDQYSPVCGKYKDTRRNYRSECELQLVKCRTGHPWRKQHDGLCESRYPVAQSPRAQNYNPYAINPYQPNYGSYASYGPIAPQGPYRSQGPYGSQGPYGSYRSAGPYGPYGPYGSQSQPQGYPQSSFVSPKPSYEAPVYQPYEISWENIPTESEYSTTSKPYTNSIYEEAPTASPTATSTTTTSPSTTSTTTTSTTTISTTSTTEEEDTTEAPSVTSNPRQNIKVNAVIEGPANKTTQKPSTTAAPTEAPTTVETQTELLTETSSTESSVTAPPLKKYATTAPPQHATTTAKPLKPSISINAVKDSKQKAEETTEQQTSTESSTLKAKPTYVSKPPYQSLNIYKASTVYSTTESPKDEGTTQETLDKLIKINAVEVSTEKKPEETTEAPTTSASSTPKAAPTYPSYPSYPSSSVYKTHPVYGTTQAPEDKDTTQESLDKVFKINAVEVSTEKKPEETTEAKTTSESSTPKAAPTYPSYPSYPSSSVYKTYTVYGTTQAPEDKDTTQESLDKVFKINAVEVSTEKKPEETTEAKTTSESSTPKAAPTYPSYPSYPSSSVYKTYTVYGTTQAPEDKDTTQESLDKVFKINAVEVSTEKKPEETTEAKTTSESSTPKAAPTYPSYPAYSPSSVYKTYSVYGSTEAFNEDTTQESLDKVFKINAVEVSTEKKPEETTEAKTTSKSSTPKAAPTYPSYPTYPSSSIYKTNPVYGTTKAPKDEDTTQEPLDKVFKINAVEVSTEKKPEETTEAKTSSKSSTPKAAPTYPSYPTYPSSSIYKTNPVYGPTEAPKDEDTTQEPLDKVFKINAVEVSTEKKPEETTEAKTTSESSTPKAAPTYPSYPTYPSSSVYETYPVYGSTETPRNEESEDDKTTERSLDKAIKINAVLDSHNKTSPEPSQNSTSAPTVSGNTTSAIFPEVEQGLTKDTQNVANSTETELGEIPEIVRTESVSKNGTVVNLEVTCKRESKKLRLDTSSSDNRSNLYFIFLGC from the exons ATGTGGAGAGTGCTTGCCTGTTTAGTCCTGATGTCAGCTTTGACCTTCTCCCAGGGTCACCGAGGGGATTACCCGGGATTTCTACGTCTAAAAAATGTTCGGAGCTATAACCAACGACCCTGTGGCCCCCGAGTTTGTGGCAAAAGCGGGCTTTGCTATCGCAGTTTTGAAAGCATCTGTGACCTCAACGATTATAATGTAAAGCGGATATTCAGTGGCCAAGAAG AATTTGATTTGACAGACCCTATTTATTGCCAAGAGCCATCGTCGCTGCAGCAGCCGAAGCTTATTGACGTGGGCTACTATTATAATCATCGAAGCTTGGTGGTAGCACAACCGCACCGCTCGCTTTACCCTCCCCCTTTTCCCAGACCCAGAATTTCTCatgatacaaaatatataagaaaTTACGACGCAATTCCAACATCAGATACTTATGATACAGTGCCGGATTACGATCTTCCGTATCCGGTATGGTCTTTAAAGAGGCCTCAAGCTCCGCGGCGAAGGAACCGAGTGAGTTACAAGCCTCAATACTGGAACTATCCAACGAGGCGGCCCGAAGAAACCAAGCGGACATGTTATGAGACAACAAGAACCACAACAAAAGCTCCTATATCAACTAAGGTCCCTACACAttcaacaacaaccacaacaacagaGCCATCTACAACAACGACTGCAACTGAATCTACAACATCTACTAGTACACCATCTACCACAACAACTAGCACTGAAGCTTCTACAACAACAAGCACCGAGAGAACAACGACAACTACTAAGCCGACAACAACCACCAGAAGATCAACAACCACAGAACCAACGACAACGACTCAGTCAACAACAACTACCGAAACAACCACAGGACCATCAACGACAACATCCACAGAACCGTCTACCACGACAACGAAAGAGCCCACAACGACAACAACTAAAGAATCATCCACTACAACGACTACGGACCCGTCCACAAGCACATCCACAGAACCTTCTacaacgacaacaacaaaTCCAACAACAAATTCAACAACAAATTCAACAACAAATTCAACAACAGATCCAACAACAGATCCAGCAACAGATCCAACAACAAATCCAACAACAGATCCAACAACAGACCCAACAACAGATCCAACAACAGACCCAACTACAGATCCAGCAACGACAACATCGGATTCAACAACATTTACAGAATCTTCCAGAACAACAACCACTAACGCTTTCACAACAACGACAACCGATCCTTCCACAACGACGACGAACGATTTTTCGACATCGACAACGACAGACCCAGCATCGACAGCCACTTCAGAATCTTCGACTACAACGACAAAAGTTCCATCCACGACGACAACTTTAGCGTCTTCAACGATGACAACAAATGAtccaacaacaactacaacagaaACCTCCTCATCTTctgcaacaacaactacaaaagCCTCCACAACAACGACTACCACAGATTCTTCTACAACGACAACAACAGATCCAACAACGGTATCAACGACAGATCCCTTCACGACACCAACAACGGATGCCTCCACAACATCAACCACCGCCGCATCT GCTAAACCCTTGACTGTTGAGGTCAGAAATGAGGTCGAAAGGCTTATAGATTTTGATTTTGAAGCCTTGGCCTTGAACTCGGATACGGGAGAACCAAACTGCACGGAGGTCACCAAAGTCCTGATAACCACAGGATCAAGGATAGTTTTTCAGTTCTCTGGATGCATTGTGGCAAGGACTTCTACCAGTTCCACCAGAACTCCGACCAGCACCACTACAACTCCGAAAAGCACCACGGTAACAACATCAACTCAGGAAACCCCATCGTACCAGTGGAATGGTCAATCCACGGACTATGCCCAATCTCATGTCATATATACTTACTA TCGTTTTCGAATCGTTTTCAGTATGACAGCCATTCTACTTCCAATTGGATTCGCCCTGCTCGCCGCGGTTCAGGCATGGGATTACGGGGTTCCTTACTACCCAGCACCGCACTATTTCGAGCACCAGCAGCCATACGATTTCCCGTGTCCGCCGTCGGGTCCCGAGAGTCTGGTTTGTGCCGGTGCTCCCGGTGCCCAGCCATCAACCTTTCCCAGTCCCTGCGAGGTCCAACGTTTCAGAGCTCTGACAGGCATAA ACTGGGAGATCATCCATGAGAATAGGTGCGAAACTTTCGAAGTCTGCCCGGATAACTGCCAGGATCAGTACAGTCCCGTTTGCGGAAAGTACAAGGATACCAGGCGAAACTACAGGAGTGAATGCGAACTGCAGCTGGTCAAGTGCCGCACAGGACATC CTTGGAGAAAGCAGCACGATGGCCTTTGCGAAAGTAGGTATCCAGTCGCCCAATCACCTCGCGCTCAAAACTACAATCCCTATGCGATCAACCCATACCAACCGAACTATGGATCGTATGCCTCTTACGGACCAATTGCACCCCAAGGACCCTACAGATCCCAAGGACCTTATGGATCTCAAGGACCTTACGGATCTTATAGATCGGCTGGACCTTACGGACCATACGGTCCATATGGATCGCAATCTCAGCCCCAAGGTTATCCACAATCGTCATTTGTATCCCCGAAACCCTCCTATGAGGCTCCAGTTTATCAGCCATACGAGATTTCCTGGGAAAACATACCCACTGAGTCCGAGTACTCCACAACCTCCAAGCCTTACACAAATTCAATCTACGAGGAAGCACCAACCGCTTCTCCCACCGCTACTTCCACTACAACCACTTCCCCCTCAACCACTTCCACCACAACCACTTCCACCACAACAATTTCTACAACATCTACAACAGAAGAGGAAGACACCACAGAGGCCCCAAGTGTAACTTCGAACCCCAGGCAGAATATAAAGGTGAATGCTGTGATCGAAGGACCAGCTAACAAAACCACCCAAAAGCCCTCCACGACGGCTGCACCGACTGAAGCCCCAACTACAGTGGAAACACAGACAGAACTACTCACGGAGACCAGTTCCACAGAGTCCAGTGTCACTGCTCCTCCTTTGAAGAAATACGCGACGACTGCTCCTCCACAGCATGCGACAACCACAGCAAAGCCATTAAAGCCTTCTATTTCCATAAACGCCGTAAAGGATTCTAAACAGAAAGCTGAAGAGACCACTGAGCAGCAAACTAGCACAGAATCAAGCACACTTAAAGCTAAACCCACCTATGTATCGAAACCACCTTATCAATCCCTCAATATTTATAAGGCATCCACAGTCTACAGCACAACTGAAAGTCCCAAGGACGAAGGAACCACACAAGAGACTTTAGATAAGCTCATCAAAATAAATGCAGTGGAAGTGAGTACCGAGAAGAAACCTGAAGAGACCACTGAGGCTCCGACTACCTCGGCATCTAGCACTCCAAAAGCGGCTCCGACTTACCCGTCATATCCATCATATCCATCCTCAAGTGTCTATAAAACTCACCCAGTATATGGCACTACTCAAGCTCCTGAGGATAAAGACACCACTCAAGAGTCTTTAGATAAggttttcaaaataaatgcaGTTGAAGTAAGTACTGAGAAGAAACCCGAAGAGACCACTGAGGCGAAGACTACCTCAGAATCTAGCACTCCGAAAGCGGCTCCGACTTACCCGTCATATCCATCATATCCATCCTCAAGTGTCTACAAAACTTACACAGTATATGGCACTACTCAAGCTCCTGAGGATAAAGACACCACTCAAGAGTCTTTAGATAAggttttcaaaataaatgcaGTTGAAGTAAGTACTGAGAAGAAACCCGAAGAGACCACTGAGGCGAAGACTACCTCAGAATCTAGCACTCCGAAAGCGGCTCCGACTTACCCGTCATATCCATCATATCCATCCTCAAGTGTCTACAAAACTTACACAGTATATGGCACTACTCAAGCTCCTGAGGATAAAGACACCACTCAAGAGTCTTTAGATAAggttttcaaaataaatgcaGTTGAAGTAAGTACTGAGAAGAAACCCGAAGAGACCACTGAGGCGAAGACTACCTCAGAATCTAGCACTCCGAAAGCGGCTCCGACATACCCATCATATCCAGCATATTCACCCTCAAGTGTCTATAAAACATATTCAGTCTATGGTTCTACTGAAGCTTTTAATGAAGACACCACTCAAGAGTCCTTAGATAAggttttcaaaataaatgcaGTGGAAGTTAGTACTGAGAAGAAACCCGAAGAGACCACTGAGGCGAAGACTACCTCGAAATCTAGCACTCCGAAAGCGGCTCCGACTTACCCATCATATCCAACATATCCATCCTCAAGTATCTATAAAACTAACCCAGTCTACGGCACTACGAAAGCTCCTAAGGATGAAGACACCACTCAAGAGCCTTTAGATAAggttttcaaaataaatgcaGTGGAAGTAAGTACTGAGAAGAAACCCGAAGAGACCACTGAGGCGAAGACTAGCTCGAAATCTAGCACTCCGAAAGCGGCTCCGACTTACCCATCATATCCAACATATCCATCCTCAAGTATTTATAAAACTAACCCAGTCTACGGCCCTACGGAAGCTCCTAAGGATGAAGACACCACTCAAGAGCCTTTAGATAAggttttcaaaataaatgcaGTGGAAGTTAGTACTGAGAAGAAACCCGAAGAGACCACTGAGGCGAAGACTACCTCGGAATCTAGCACTCCCAAAGCGGCACCGACATACCCATCATATCCAACTTATCCATCCTCAAGTGTCTATGAGACTTATCCAGTCTATGGGTCTACTGAAACTCCGAGGAATGAAGAATCAGAGGATGATAAAACTACTGAAAGGTCTTTGGACAAAGCCATAAAGATTAACGCTGTCTTGGACTCCCATAACAAAACATCGCCAGAGCCCAGTCAAAACTCAACCTCTGCACCGACTGTTTCCGGGAATACCACCTCTGCTATATTCCCAGAAGTGGAACAGGGACTTACAAAGGATACTCAGAATGTGGCCAATAGCACGGAGACTGAGTTAGGAGAAATCCCGGAAATCGTGAGGACAGAAAGTGTCAGTAAGAACGGTACGGTGGTAAATTTGGAGGTGACCTGCAAACGAGAGTCCAAAAAGCTAAGACTGGATACATCTAGTTCCGACAATCGTAGCAATCTATATTTCATATTCTTGGGCTGCTAA
- the LOC119557670 gene encoding uncharacterized protein LOC119557670 codes for MKLFNSMLICLYGLVICDWILAAPEPKCMLNKTREEPSEPDPINFNEDPIISGEVKALDRQIELLNSIIVWPFKYFCDEGKNGLKDCDIIWEYLTTLDVVKRSKAWITGEMDS; via the exons ATGAAGCTCTTTAATTCAATG CTGATCTGCCTATATGGATTGGTAATATGCGACTGGATATTGGCCGCTCCCGAACCTAAGTGCATGCTGAACAAGACTCGTGAAGAGCCTTCGGAGCCCGACCCCATAAATTTTAACGAGGACCCCATTATTTCTGGTGAAGTGAAAGCATTGGATAGACAAATAGAGCTGCTCAATTCGATAATAGTTTGGCCCTTCAAGTATTTTTGCGATGAAGGGAAAAATGGCTTGAAGGACTGCGATATTATATGGGAGTACTTAACAACTTTGGACGTGGTAAAAAGAAGCAAGGCTTGGATCACCGGGGAGATGGATTCCTAA
- the LOC119557523 gene encoding uncharacterized protein LOC119557523: MKFSSSMLICLYGLVICDWILAAPQPKCKLNKTINPSDYEPIDLNEDPIISAEVKAMEDQIEFVNSIVLWPFKFLGNQIREELERLRDNMAVLSELERRNLKILKEKQEDDEGQLNTYEDEEPKSYRRLKNNANTTPFEPWLSLQSPAENLMPLQEHHITVIEIHHFRLRNQTLIASY; encoded by the exons ATGAAGTTCTCCAGCTCAATG CTGATCTGTTTATATGGATTGGTAATATGCGACTGGATATTGGCCGCTCCCCAACCTAAGTGCAAGCTAAACAAGACTATTAATCCTTCGGACTATGAGCCCATTGATCTCAATGAAGACCCCATAATTTCTGCTGAAGTGAAAGCAATGGAAGATCAAATAGAGTTTGTCAATTCGATAGTACTTTGGCCGTTTAAGTTTCTCGGTAATCAAATAAGGGAGGAGTTGGAAAGACTGCGGGATAATATGGCGGTACTTAGCGAATTGGAACGTCGTAACCTTAAGATCCTTAAGGAGAAGCAAGAGGATGATGAAGGCCAACTGAACACCTACGAGGACGAGGAGCCGAAATCATATCGTCGCCTGAAGAACAACGCGAACACAACCCCTTTTGAGCCTTGGCTTAGTCTACAATCCCCGGCTGAAAACCTTATGCCATTACAGGAACATCATATCACTGTCATCGAGATTCACCACTTCAGACTGCGCAACCAAACTCTAATCGCCAGCTACTAA
- the LOC119556757 gene encoding mucin-5AC, translating to MHPQQKRTIISTRAITMILILILLQALGTLAAQKYSPIANWHMGDPHYTSDQYAKILGEAGLGQDSDEKDNKGLGAMQIQYVDYQPNCQPGGVPVCATNGTHSFYFENNCRLEAANMKMLFQYGTELEPTEMERCLPTCQTMKCTQVERPVCALAEIRGAVPQTFANECEMRRRECHTKQVLRILHAGPCQTPTKSGRKKKLRRNKHKRPIKPASIPKFENSPKKVYLMLATPAPWSVTTTPRSPTTSTTSRITKTPRMRPTKTTSKPKPSPMQFQQMLSLANPMVSVSRTVDAYNVYNIPDVGHDYGEITDSSLSMFLPEVGRVTEPYSPRKTTSSSTTSTTPKPALTTSSKKSRITNLSGTTTIKSYTTTLMPSTTEISKESTSKDSEVITQAVSTTQQSISTTIPQPKSP from the exons ATGCATCCGCAGCAGAAGCGCACAATCATCAGCACTAGAGCTATAACCATGATCCTGATCCTGATCCTGCTCCAAGCTCTAGGAACCCTGGCGGCCCAGAAATACTCGCCCATTGCCAACTGGCACATGGGTGATCCGCACTACACGAGTGACCAGTACGCCAAGATCCTGGGCGAAGCGGGACTGGGTCAGGATTCCGACGAGAAGGACAATAAAGGATTAGGTGCCATGCAGATCCAGTATGTGGACTACCAGCCCAACTGCCAGCCAGGTGGAGTGCCCGTCTGCGCCACCAATGGAACCCATAGCTTCTACTTCGAGAACAACTGCCGCCTGGAGGCGGCCAACATGAAGATGCTCTTCCAGTACGGCACAG AACTTGAGCCCACGGAGATGGAGCGATGCCTGCCCACCTGCCAGACGATGAAGTGCACCCAGGTGGAGCGACCAGTTTGCGCGCTGGCCGAGATCAGAGGGGCTGTGCCCCAAACCTTCGCCAACGAGTGCGAAATGCGGCGTCGCGAGTGCCACACGAAACAAG TCCTGCGAATCCTGCACGCGGGTCCTTGCCAAACTCCCACAAAAAGCGGTCGCAAGAAGAAGCTGCGCCGCAACAAACATAAGCGACCCATCAAACCCGCATCCATCCCAAAGTTCGAAAATAGTCCAAAGAAAGTTTATCTGATGCTGGCCACTCCTGCTCCTTGGAGCGTCACCACCACCCCAAGGAGCCCCACCACCAGCACAACCTCCAGGATCACCAAGACACCCAGGATGAGACCCACCAAAACCACCAGCAAACCAAAACCCTCGCCCATGCAGTTCCAGCAGATGTTGAGCTTGGCCAATCCCATGGTCTCCGTTTCCCGGACCGTGGATGCCTACAATGTGTACAATATACCCGATGTGGGTCATGATTACGGCGAGATAACCGACTCCTCGCTCTCGATGTTTCTGCCGGAAGTGGGTCGTGTCACGGAGCCCTATTCCCCAAGAAAAACCACCTCCAGCAGCACCACCTCCACCACACCCAAACCAGCTTTAACCACAAGCTCCAAGAAATCAAGGATCACAAATCTTTCGGGCACCACCACCATCAAGAGTTACACCACCACACTGATGCCCAGCACCACTGAAATAAGTAAAGAATCCACATCGAAGGACTCGGAGGTCATTACCCAGGCAGTGAGCACCACTCAGCAATCCATTTCCACGACAATTCCCCAGCCAAAATCTCCTTGA